One window from the genome of Bacillus rossius redtenbacheri isolate Brsri chromosome 12, Brsri_v3, whole genome shotgun sequence encodes:
- the LOC134537230 gene encoding uncharacterized protein LOC134537230: MSLCRDGCQYPTQRHDGGGQPARPQLARHAAHKHLRHHHENHWGPYFEHDDGDDPDGSRNASSAVAAQLGAAARLDCRVAMLRDKTGERVGSGALPPHASPSLSTPPPPPPPPSWAAARLDCRVAMLRDKTGERVGSGALPPHASPSLSTPPPPPPPPSWAAARLDCCVAMLRDKTVTWLRRWPDRVRLLTVGLMTYSSDPRLQVGYQYPNNWRLLISPVRREDEGSYLCQVSTHPPRARTTYLTVLAPDMRLVDEQGRAVKDRYYKTGSSIELTCLVAGGEADPGLRPTWLKDGEPLSPQLVSPRRQPPGAPVASQLVIRDARKSHSGAYSCALSEHVYVVANVYVLNGETQAAVQQDSWDSGGSVLPPGGHLTQLLVLTHAAVFAEACRL; encoded by the exons ATGTCCCTGTGTCGGGACGGTTGCCAGTACCCGACACAGCGGCATG ACGGCGGCGGGCAGCCGGCCAGGCCGCAGCTGGCGCGCCACGCAGCCCACAAGCACCTGCGCCACCACCACGAGAACCACTGGGGGCCCTACTTCGAGCACGACGACGGGGACGACCCTGATGGGTCCCGCAACGCGTCCTCCGCCGTCGCCGCGCAGCTGGGCGCCGCCGCGCGCCTCGACTGCCGCGTCGCCATGCTGCGGGACAAGACG GGGGAGCGGGTCGGTTCTGGTGCACTTCCCCCTCACGCCTCTCCATCCCTCTCCACCCCTCCTCCACCTCCACCGCCGCCATCTTGGGCCGCCGCGCGCCTCGACTGCCGCGTCGCCATGCTGCGGGACAAGACG GGGGAGCGGGTCGGTTCTGGTGCACTTCCCCCTCACGCCTCTCCATCCCTCTCCACCCCTCCTCCACCTCCACCGCCGCCATCTTGGGCCGCCGCGCGCCTCGACTGCTGCGTCGCCATGCTGCGGGACAAGACG GTGACGTGGCTGCGCCGCTGGCCCGACAGGGTGCGTCTGCTCACGGTGGGGCTGATGACGTACAGCAGCGACCCCCGGTTGCAGGTCGGCTACCAGTACCCCAACAACTGGCGCCTGCTCATCAGCCCTGTTCGTCGCGAGGACGAGGGCAGCTACTTGTGCCAGGTGTCCACTCACCCGCCACGCGCCAGGACCACCTACCTCACAGTGCTCG CCCCGGACATGCGGCTGGTGGACGAGCAAGGGCGCGCCGTCAAGGACCGCTACTACAAGACGGGCAGCTCCATCGAGCTGACGTGCCTGGTGGCAGGCGGCGAGGCAGACCCGGGTCTGAGGCCCACCTGGCTCAAGGACGGCGAGCCCTTGTCACCGCAGCTCGTCTCCCCGCGCAG GCagccgccaggggcgccagtGGCCAGCCAGCTTGTGATACGCGACGCCCGCAAGTCGCACAGCGGCGCCTACAGCTGCGCGCTGTCCGAGCACGTGTACGTGGTCGCCAACGTGTACGTGCTGAACG GGGAAACTCAGGCAGCGGTTCAGCAGGACTCCTGGGACAGTGGCGGATCGGTGCTGCCGCCTGGTGGACACCTCACGCAGCTTCTCGTGCTGACGCACGCCGCGGTGTTCGCCGAGGCCTGCCGGCTGTAA